In Cloacibacterium caeni, a single window of DNA contains:
- a CDS encoding efflux RND transporter permease subunit translates to MMDKKSFYVKYKNPLLILVLLTILGGVFSYTKIKSALFPQITFPKIKVIADAGQQPVDQMTVMVTRPLENAIKQVPDLEVIKSTTSRGSCEISAFMSWKSNIDISQQQIEGKINQIKNRLPADINITVEKMNPSILPVMGFTLTSSSVSDIELKQMALYTIKPFLSQVKGVSDIRVIGGKDKEFWAVLKPDIMSSLGLSPDKISQALNGTNFIKSNGYSSDYRYLYLTLTNTQLKNLDQLQNLVIQNDGNRIIYFRDIADINIHEAKQYIKVNANGQESILIAVVEQPDANVVDLSQAMLLKIDDLKKSLPKDVEIKPYYNQADFVNDSVKSVTDALWIGLLLAIIVAIIFLRSWIASVTILLTIPITLSLTLLVLYATGQTFNIMTLGAIAAAIGLIIDDAIVIVEQIHRTHEEHPEVSSKELVQKAINYLLKAIVGSSLSTIVIFLPFMLMTGVAGAYFKVMTDTMIITLICSFFATWILLPVVYLALTKIIKQNKFSHHDVKERKWVGFFIRKPILSYVFILVLIVASALIIPKISTGFLPEMDEGSIVLDYNSPPGTSLEETDRELREVEKILKTVPEVETYSRRTGTQMGFFITEPNRGDYLIQLKKSRNKTTDEVTDDIRAKIEKTGLPLTVDFGQVIGDMLGDLMSSVQPIEIKIFGTDQKTIEDYSKKVADVVSKVNGTADVFDGIVIAGPSIQITPNLSTLGQYNITPTDFQYQVQTLLEGNVVGNIFDNVQYTPIRILYSNNSNASLNEIENSMIALPSGMRKPLKEFATVQVAGGSAEINREDLQTLGIVTARLDNGNLGGTIQEIQKKIEAQIKLPQGYSIVYGGAYAEQQQSFKELLMILCISSLLVFSVMLFLFRNIKVALVILLVSILGISGSYLLLFLTNTPLNVGSYTGLIMMVGIIGENAIFTYLQFHESIKEKGKQNAIIYAISTRLRPKLMTAIGAIIALMPLALGIGTGAQMHQPLAIAVIGGFIVAIPLLLIVLPTLLNQINFDENIPLNAQKLAEKDI, encoded by the coding sequence ATGATGGATAAGAAATCTTTTTACGTTAAATACAAAAATCCGTTATTGATACTGGTGTTGCTCACGATTTTGGGCGGCGTTTTTTCATATACAAAAATCAAATCTGCCTTATTTCCGCAAATTACTTTTCCTAAAATAAAAGTCATTGCCGATGCAGGTCAACAACCTGTTGACCAAATGACGGTAATGGTTACGCGACCTTTGGAAAATGCCATCAAACAAGTGCCCGATTTGGAAGTGATTAAAAGCACGACAAGCCGTGGCAGTTGCGAGATTTCTGCATTTATGAGTTGGAAATCCAATATTGATATTAGCCAACAACAAATTGAGGGTAAAATCAATCAAATCAAAAACCGGCTTCCTGCCGATATTAATATTACAGTCGAAAAAATGAATCCCTCCATTTTGCCTGTGATGGGATTTACGCTCACTTCGTCTTCCGTTTCTGATATTGAGCTAAAGCAAATGGCTTTATATACCATCAAACCTTTTCTTTCGCAAGTAAAAGGTGTTAGTGATATTCGTGTGATTGGCGGAAAAGACAAAGAATTTTGGGCAGTGTTGAAACCCGATATAATGTCGAGTTTGGGTTTGTCGCCTGATAAAATTTCGCAAGCTCTTAATGGCACTAATTTCATCAAATCCAACGGTTATTCTTCCGATTATCGCTATTTATATTTAACGCTGACTAATACCCAATTAAAAAATCTCGACCAACTTCAAAATTTAGTCATTCAGAACGATGGCAACCGTATTATTTATTTTAGGGACATTGCCGATATTAATATTCACGAAGCCAAACAATACATAAAAGTCAACGCCAATGGTCAAGAAAGTATTTTGATTGCAGTGGTGGAACAACCCGATGCCAACGTAGTTGACCTTTCTCAAGCAATGTTGTTGAAGATAGATGATTTAAAAAAATCTTTACCCAAAGATGTTGAAATCAAGCCTTACTATAATCAGGCAGATTTTGTAAACGATTCCGTAAAAAGTGTAACCGATGCCCTTTGGATTGGGCTTTTGTTAGCGATTATTGTTGCCATTATTTTCTTACGTTCTTGGATTGCGAGTGTCACTATTTTACTCACCATTCCGATTACATTGAGTTTAACGCTATTGGTGTTGTATGCTACAGGTCAAACCTTCAATATTATGACTTTGGGAGCGATTGCAGCAGCCATCGGATTGATTATTGATGATGCTATTGTTATCGTTGAACAAATCCACAGAACACACGAAGAACATCCCGAAGTTTCGAGTAAGGAATTGGTGCAAAAGGCAATCAATTATTTGTTGAAAGCAATAGTCGGTTCTTCACTCAGCACTATTGTTATTTTTCTTCCCTTTATGTTGATGACAGGTGTTGCAGGTGCTTATTTTAAAGTGATGACTGACACAATGATTATTACTTTAATCTGTTCTTTCTTCGCTACTTGGATTTTGTTGCCTGTTGTTTATCTCGCTCTTACGAAAATCATAAAGCAAAATAAGTTTTCTCATCACGATGTGAAAGAAAGAAAATGGGTGGGCTTCTTTATCCGAAAACCGATTTTGTCTTATGTTTTTATTCTTGTTTTGATTGTGGCTTCTGCCTTAATTATTCCGAAAATCAGCACCGGTTTTTTACCCGAAATGGATGAAGGCAGTATTGTTTTAGATTACAATTCGCCACCCGGAACTTCTTTGGAGGAAACCGACCGTGAGCTTCGGGAAGTTGAAAAAATATTGAAAACAGTTCCTGAAGTGGAAACGTATAGCCGAAGAACAGGTACACAAATGGGATTTTTTATTACCGAACCCAATCGTGGCGATTATTTAATTCAGTTAAAGAAAAGTAGAAATAAAACTACTGATGAAGTGACCGATGACATCAGAGCTAAAATTGAAAAAACAGGATTGCCTTTAACGGTCGATTTTGGTCAGGTCATTGGCGATATGTTGGGCGATTTAATGAGTAGTGTACAACCGATTGAAATAAAAATATTCGGTACTGACCAAAAAACCATTGAGGATTATTCCAAAAAAGTGGCAGACGTGGTAAGTAAAGTGAATGGTACTGCCGATGTGTTTGACGGGATTGTTATTGCAGGACCATCCATACAAATTACACCTAATCTTTCTACTTTGGGGCAATACAATATTACGCCAACCGATTTTCAATATCAGGTGCAAACTTTATTGGAAGGAAATGTGGTGGGGAATATTTTCGATAATGTCCAATACACACCCATCCGAATTTTGTACAGCAACAATTCCAATGCTTCGTTAAATGAAATCGAAAATTCGATGATTGCTTTGCCAAGCGGTATGCGAAAGCCTTTGAAGGAATTTGCGACAGTACAAGTTGCAGGCGGTAGTGCAGAGATAAATCGGGAAGATTTACAGACTTTGGGCATTGTAACCGCACGTTTGGATAATGGTAATTTAGGTGGAACAATTCAAGAAATTCAAAAGAAAATTGAAGCTCAAATAAAATTACCGCAAGGTTACAGTATTGTCTATGGCGGTGCGTATGCAGAGCAACAACAATCCTTTAAAGAATTATTGATGATACTCTGCATTTCCTCATTATTGGTATTTAGTGTAATGCTGTTTTTGTTCCGAAATATAAAAGTAGCGTTGGTTATTCTGTTGGTTTCTATTTTGGGAATTTCGGGTAGTTATTTATTACTATTCTTAACCAATACTCCTTTAAATGTGGGCAGTTATACAGGACTGATTATGATGGTCGGAATTATCGGTGAGAACGCCATTTTTACCTACTTGCAATTTCACGAAAGCATCAAAGAAAAAGGAAAACAAAACGCCATTATTTATGCCATCAGTACAAGATTACGTCCTAAATTAATGACCGCAATTGGAGCAATAATAGCGTTAATGCCATTAGCTTTAGGAATTGGAACGGGAGCACAAATGCACCAACCTTTAGCCATTGCAGTTATCGGTGGTTTTATAGTCGCAATTCCGCTCTTGTTGATTGTTTTACCGACCTTACTCAATCAAATCAATTTTGATGAAAATATCCCGCTGAATGCGCAGAAACTCGCAGAAAAAGATATTTAA
- a CDS encoding EamA family transporter, with amino-acid sequence MKQYQIFAIISMVFAGLTSVIAKAGLKNVSSDTGLAVRTIFVFVFVWLNIFLSNNMKDFSNLTKKDVLLLGISALTTSLSWIFYYKAIKVGNVSEVALIDKASILMTIILSVIFLNEQFTWKMALGSCLIIGGLLVLTLK; translated from the coding sequence ATGAAACAATATCAAATATTTGCCATTATATCGATGGTATTTGCAGGACTAACCTCTGTTATTGCAAAAGCGGGTTTAAAAAATGTGAGTAGCGATACAGGTCTTGCAGTTAGAACAATTTTTGTGTTTGTCTTTGTGTGGCTCAATATTTTTTTGTCCAACAATATGAAAGACTTTTCAAACTTAACTAAAAAAGATGTTTTGTTGTTGGGTATTTCCGCTCTAACTACTTCGCTTTCTTGGATATTCTATTACAAAGCCATAAAAGTTGGCAATGTTTCAGAAGTAGCACTGATTGATAAAGCAAGTATTCTAATGACAATTATTTTATCCGTTATCTTCTTAAACGAGCAGTTTACTTGGAAGATGGCATTGGGTTCTTGCTTAATTATTGGGGGCTTGTTGGTGCTAACCTTGAAATAA
- a CDS encoding efflux RND transporter periplasmic adaptor subunit, whose translation MKIVPIISILFFIGFISCKNDKAATETVQEPEVASKTPVKIGYATDTVSLDQSITLNATAAYLLKSDIKANTTGYITQVNIKLADQVGRGQTLFMLQTKEARALGNTINKLDKSFRFSGTSSVQSPSSGYVDMLNHQIGDYVQDGEVLASVTDQSSFGFVMNVPYEYNQLVNLGNRLDVLLPDNRILSGYVAKIMPNVDPVSQTEKVLVKVNNGGKIPENLIAKIALTKDRKSGIAVPKSSVLTDDVQSEFWVMKLINDTTAVKTIIEKGLENDKWVELKSNNISLKDRLLTSGNFGLSDTASVKIEK comes from the coding sequence AATTTCCATTCTGTTTTTTATTGGTTTTATTTCGTGTAAAAACGATAAAGCAGCAACGGAAACTGTTCAAGAACCTGAAGTTGCTTCAAAAACACCTGTAAAAATTGGTTATGCCACAGATACCGTTTCTTTAGACCAAAGTATTACGCTGAATGCAACGGCAGCTTATCTTTTAAAATCCGATATCAAAGCCAATACAACGGGCTATATCACGCAAGTCAACATCAAATTAGCCGACCAAGTTGGGCGTGGTCAAACCTTGTTTATGTTACAGACAAAAGAAGCCCGAGCTTTGGGAAATACCATCAATAAGTTGGACAAAAGTTTTCGGTTTTCGGGTACAAGCAGCGTACAAAGTCCGAGTAGTGGCTATGTTGATATGCTGAATCACCAGATTGGCGATTACGTGCAGGATGGCGAAGTCTTGGCAAGTGTTACCGACCAAAGCAGCTTCGGTTTTGTAATGAACGTTCCTTACGAATATAATCAGTTAGTCAATCTTGGTAATCGTTTGGATGTTTTGCTTCCTGACAATAGAATTTTATCAGGATATGTGGCGAAGATAATGCCCAATGTTGACCCTGTTTCGCAGACTGAAAAAGTGTTAGTGAAAGTAAACAATGGCGGAAAAATTCCTGAAAATCTTATCGCAAAAATTGCCTTGACCAAAGACCGAAAAAGTGGCATCGCTGTTCCCAAATCGTCTGTTTTGACTGATGACGTTCAATCTGAATTTTGGGTAATGAAATTAATTAATGATACAACTGCTGTAAAAACAATTATTGAAAAAGGTTTGGAAAATGATAAATGGGTAGAGTTAAAATCAAACAATATCAGTCTTAAGGACAGATTACTGACTTCAGGAAATTTTGGTCTATCGGATACCGCATCTGTTAAAATAGAAAAATAA
- a CDS encoding SIMPL domain-containing protein: protein MNKNIIAIAVASLGFIIGLGLLGSAIKNRNKSENTISVTGLGTKKFTSDLITWSGNFSRNSFELKQAYDALSNDRKIIENYLISKGIPKNEIVFSAVDIQKQYNYVSDANGSSHQTFAGYQLTQSVSLESKDVAKIENLSRNITEIINLGIEFTSSRPNYFYTKLAEVKQEMIANATKDAKERAEKIAENAGSDLGNLKKATMGVIQITAPNSNEDFSYGGTYNTQSKEKEASITIKLEYEVN from the coding sequence ATGAACAAAAACATTATCGCCATTGCTGTTGCTTCATTAGGCTTCATCATTGGGCTTGGCTTATTAGGAAGCGCCATCAAAAACCGAAACAAATCAGAAAACACCATCTCTGTTACCGGTCTCGGAACCAAAAAATTCACTTCAGACCTCATCACTTGGAGCGGAAACTTCTCCAGAAATAGTTTTGAACTGAAACAAGCTTATGATGCACTTTCCAACGATCGAAAAATCATCGAAAACTATTTGATTTCTAAAGGAATTCCTAAAAACGAAATCGTTTTTTCGGCGGTAGATATTCAGAAGCAATACAATTATGTTTCAGACGCTAATGGAAGCAGTCACCAAACTTTCGCAGGTTACCAGTTAACTCAATCGGTTTCATTAGAAAGTAAAGATGTGGCAAAAATTGAAAATTTATCTAGAAATATCACTGAAATTATTAATCTAGGAATAGAATTCACTTCTTCTCGACCGAATTATTTTTACACCAAACTCGCAGAAGTAAAACAAGAAATGATTGCTAATGCGACTAAAGATGCTAAAGAACGCGCCGAAAAAATTGCAGAAAATGCAGGTTCTGATTTAGGAAATCTTAAAAAAGCAACCATGGGTGTGATCCAAATTACAGCGCCTAATTCCAATGAAGATTTTTCTTACGGCGGAACTTATAATACTCAATCAAAAGAAAAAGAAGCGAGTATTACCATTAAATTAGAATATGAAGTGAATTAG
- a CDS encoding phosphatase PAP2 family protein, whose translation MKNLFVVIFLVFISRFAFAQQVADSINQYTNDSIKKGSFDVSKELKFSYKQLIIPSALIGYGLIALESDDLKSLNLEIREEVNEHIDEKFTIDDISQYTPVISVYALNALGVKGKHNFKDRTIILGTAYVIMSGTVFGLKKWTKVERPDGSSNNSFPSGHTANAFMGAEFLYQEYKDVSPWYGIAGYVVATGTGLFRMYNNRHWFSDVVAGAGFGILSTKVAYWIYPWMKEKIFKDKSEKYSGMAMPFYNGKQAGVGLVLNF comes from the coding sequence ATGAAGAATTTATTTGTCGTTATTTTTTTAGTTTTTATTTCTCGTTTCGCTTTCGCTCAGCAAGTTGCAGACAGTATTAATCAGTACACTAACGATAGCATTAAGAAGGGTTCATTCGATGTATCAAAAGAGTTGAAATTTTCTTACAAGCAATTAATCATTCCTTCTGCGTTGATTGGCTATGGTCTAATTGCATTAGAAAGTGATGACCTAAAATCGCTTAATCTCGAGATTAGAGAAGAAGTCAACGAGCATATTGATGAAAAGTTTACCATTGATGATATTTCGCAATATACACCGGTTATTTCAGTATATGCCTTGAATGCTTTGGGTGTAAAAGGGAAACATAACTTTAAAGACCGAACCATAATTTTAGGAACAGCTTATGTGATTATGAGCGGAACTGTTTTCGGTTTGAAAAAATGGACAAAAGTGGAAAGACCTGATGGTTCTTCCAATAATTCCTTTCCTTCAGGACATACCGCAAATGCTTTTATGGGAGCTGAATTTTTGTATCAAGAGTACAAAGATGTTTCGCCTTGGTATGGCATTGCAGGATATGTAGTAGCGACAGGAACGGGTTTATTCAGGATGTACAATAATCGACATTGGTTTTCAGATGTAGTTGCAGGTGCAGGTTTCGGCATTTTGAGTACAAAAGTTGCCTATTGGATTTATCCTTGGATGAAAGAAAAAATCTTTAAAGATAAAAGCGAAAAGTACAGCGGAATGGCAATGCCATTTTACAACGGAAAACAAGCAGGTGTTGGTTTGGTGTTGAATTTTTAA